A section of the Corvus moneduloides isolate bCorMon1 chromosome 29, bCorMon1.pri, whole genome shotgun sequence genome encodes:
- the ARNT gene encoding aryl hydrocarbon receptor nuclear translocator isoform X8 has product MAATAASAEMASDVSSLGAAVGSGNSGSGAQAGGAVAQRPSKRRPGLDFDDDGEGNSKFLRCDDDPMPNDKERFARSDDEQSSADKERLARENHSEIERRRRNKMTAYITELSDMVPTCSALARKPDKLTILRMAVSHMKSLRGTGNTSTDGTYKPSFLTDQELKHLILEAADGFLFIVSCETGRVVYVSDSVTPVLNQPQSEWFGSTLYEQVHPDDVGKLREQLSTSENALTGRILDLKTGTVKKEGQQSMRMCMGSRRSFICRMRCGNSSVDPVAVNRLSFMRNRCRNGLGAAKDGEPHYVVVHCTGYIKAWPPAGVSLPDDDPDAGQGSKFCLVAIGRLQVTSSPNCTDMNNVCQPTEFISRHNTEGIFTFIDHRCVATVGYQPQELLGKDIVDFCHPEDQQLLRDSFQQVVKLKGQVLSVMFRFRSKNREWLWMRTSSFTFQNPYSDEIEYIICTNTNVKNSSQESRPALANSMPRPQLGQSVSLPLDMGTAPLPSRQQQPPQAELEVGPGRESLAGYEHSQVPVQPVSAAGPEHSKPLEKAESLFSQERDPRFGEIFPTISTDQSKAIPASTVPANPPLFAQGNTFTAARPAENFRSSSMVPPVNIIQQQPLPAGRILSQISRHSTPAQVSGTTWAPGTRPVFTPQQVASQTVKTRPPSFGMGTFQGTPSSFSSMTAPGSTASPTTAPYPALASRGTGFTATEAAQTPAPFQPRAADAVGMWPQWQGQHHGPASGEQHVQQPQPSQPEVFPDMLTMLGDQGPNYNNEEFPELNIFPSFSE; this is encoded by the exons ATggccgccaccgccgccagcgCGG AAATGGCATCCGATGTTTCCTCGCTGGGTGCAGCCGTCGGCTCCGGGAACTCCGGATCGGgagcccaggctggaggagcCGTCGCTCAGAGGCCCAGCAAGAGACGGCCTGG gcTCGATTTTGATGATGATGGAGAAGGGAACAGTAAATTCCTCAG ATGTGATGATGACCCGATGCCAAACGACAAAGAGAGATTTGCCAG gtcTGATGATGAGCAGAGTTCAGCGGATAAGGAGAGACTTGCCAG GGAGAACCACAGCGAGATCGagcggaggaggaggaacaagaTGACCGCCTACATCACGGAGCTGTCGGACATGGTGCCCACGTGCAGCGCCCTGGCCCGCAAGCCGGACAAGCTGACCATCCTGCGCATGGCCGTGTCCCACATGAAGTCCCTGCGTGGCACCGGCAACACCTCCACGGACGGCACCTACAAACCCTCCTTTCTCACCGACCAG GAACTCAAACACCTGATCCTGGAGGCAGCTGATGGCTTCCTGTTCATCGTGTCCTGCGAGACGGGGCGCGTGGTCTACGTGTCCGACTCGGTGACGCCGGTGCTGAACCAGCCGCAGTCCGAGTGGTTCGGCAGCACCTTGTACGAGCAGGTGCACCCCGACGACGTGGGCAAGCTGCGGGAGCAGCTCTCCACCTCCGAGAACGCCCTCACAG gtCGTATCCTCGATTTGAAGACGGGGACTGTGAAGAAGGAAGGGCAGCAGTCCATGAGGATGTGCATGGGCTCCCGGAGATCTTTCATCTGCCGAATGAG GTGTGGCAACAGCTCCGTGGATCCGGTCGCTGTCAATCGTCTCAGCTTCATGAGGAATCGCTGCAG GAATGGTTTAGGTGCAGCCAAGGATGGAGAACCTCACTACGTCGTCGTGCACTGCACGGGCTACATCAAAGCCTGGCCCCCAGCAG GTGTTTCCCTGCCTGACGATGACCCCGACGCCGGCCAGGGCAGCAAGTTCTGCCTCGTGGCCATTGGCAGGCTCCAG GTGACCAGCTCTCCCAACTGCACAGACATGAACAATGTCTGCCAGCCCACAGAATTCATCTCCCGACACAACACCGAAGGAATTTTCACCTTCATCGACCACCGGTGCGTGGCCACCGTTGGTTACCAGCCCCAG GAACTTTTGGGGAAAGACATCGTGGATTTCTGCCATCCAGAAGACCAGCAGCTTTTACGAGACAGTTTTCAACAG gtgGTGAAGTTAAAAGGCCAGGTTCTGTCAGTCATGTTCCGCTTCCGATCCAAAAACCGGGAATGGCTGTGGATGAGAACCAGCTCGTTCACCTTCCAGAACCCCTACTCGGACGAGATCGAGTACATCATCTGCACCAACACCAACGTCAA GAACTCGAGCCAGGAGTCCCGGCCCGCCCTGGCAAACTCCATGCCAAGGCCTCAGCTGGGGCAGAGCGTCAGCCTTCCCCTGGACATGGGCACGGCCCCACTGCCCTCAAG gcagcagcagccaccccaggcagagctggaagtgGGCCCAGGAAGGGAGAGCTTGGCTGGCTACGAGCACTCACAG GTGCCCGTCCAGCCCGTGAGCGCTGCCGGCCCCGAGCACAGCAAACCCCTGGAGAAGGCCGAGAGCCTCTTCAGCCAGGAGCGGGACCCACGCTTCGGGGAGATCTTCCCCACCATCAGCACAG ATCAGAGCAAAGCCATCCCTGCCAGCACCGTGCCGGCCAACCCGCCCCTCTTCGCCCAGGGAAACACCTTCACTGCTGCACGGCCCGCTGAGAACTTCAG gagcagcagcatggtCCCTCCAGTGAACAtcatccagcagcagcccttgccCGCCGGCCGGATCTTATCGCAGATCTCCCGCCACTCCACCCCAGCTCAGGTCAGCGGGACCACCTGGGCTCCAGGGACACGGCCGGTGTTCACACCCCAG CAAGTGGCATCTCAGACGGTGAAGACCCGCCCGCCTTCCTTTGGCATGGGGACATTCCAGGGCACCCCGTCCTCCTTCAGCTCCATGACAGCGCCGGGATCGACGGCGTCTCCCACCACGGCGCCGTACCCGGCCCTGGCCAGCCGCGGCACAGGTTTCA CAGCCACGGAGGCGGCGCAGACCCCGGCCCCGTTCCAGCCCCGCGCCGCCGACGCCGTGGGAATGTGGCCTCAGTGGCAAGGACAGCACCACGGCCCGGCATCCGGGGAGCAGCAcgtgcagcagccccagcccagccagcctgAGGTCTTCCCA GACATGCTGACCATGCTGGGGGACCAAGGGCCCAACTACAACAACGAAGAATTCCCAGAGTTGAACatattcccttctttttccgAATAA
- the ARNT gene encoding aryl hydrocarbon receptor nuclear translocator isoform X7: MAATAASAEMASDVSSLGAAVGSGNSGSGAQAGGAVAQRPSKRRPGLDFDDDGEGNSKFLRCDDDPMPNDKERFARSDDEQSSADKERLARENHSEIERRRRNKMTAYITELSDMVPTCSALARKPDKLTILRMAVSHMKSLRGTGNTSTDGTYKPSFLTDQELKHLILEAADGFLFIVSCETGRVVYVSDSVTPVLNQPQSEWFGSTLYEQVHPDDVGKLREQLSTSENALTEGTKPWCLSTKDAAAPPENASKGRILDLKTGTVKKEGQQSMRMCMGSRRSFICRMRCGNSSVDPVAVNRLSFMRNRCRNGLGAAKDGEPHYVVVHCTGYIKAWPPAGVSLPDDDPDAGQGSKFCLVAIGRLQVTSSPNCTDMNNVCQPTEFISRHNTEGIFTFIDHRCVATVGYQPQELLGKDIVDFCHPEDQQLLRDSFQQVVKLKGQVLSVMFRFRSKNREWLWMRTSSFTFQNPYSDEIEYIICTNTNVKNSSQESRPALANSMPRPQLGQSVSLPLDMGTAPLPSRQQQPPQAELEVGPGRESLAGYEHSQVPVQPVSAAGPEHSKPLEKAESLFSQERDPRFGEIFPTISTDQSKAIPASTVPANPPLFAQGNTFTAARPAENFRSSSMVPPVNIIQQQPLPAGRILSQISRHSTPAQVSGTTWAPGTRPVFTPQQVASQTVKTRPPSFGMGTFQGTPSSFSSMTAPGSTASPTTAPYPALASRGTGFTTEAAQTPAPFQPRAADAVGMWPQWQGQHHGPASGEQHVQQPQPSQPEVFPDMLTMLGDQGPNYNNEEFPELNIFPSFSE; encoded by the exons ATggccgccaccgccgccagcgCGG AAATGGCATCCGATGTTTCCTCGCTGGGTGCAGCCGTCGGCTCCGGGAACTCCGGATCGGgagcccaggctggaggagcCGTCGCTCAGAGGCCCAGCAAGAGACGGCCTGG gcTCGATTTTGATGATGATGGAGAAGGGAACAGTAAATTCCTCAG ATGTGATGATGACCCGATGCCAAACGACAAAGAGAGATTTGCCAG gtcTGATGATGAGCAGAGTTCAGCGGATAAGGAGAGACTTGCCAG GGAGAACCACAGCGAGATCGagcggaggaggaggaacaagaTGACCGCCTACATCACGGAGCTGTCGGACATGGTGCCCACGTGCAGCGCCCTGGCCCGCAAGCCGGACAAGCTGACCATCCTGCGCATGGCCGTGTCCCACATGAAGTCCCTGCGTGGCACCGGCAACACCTCCACGGACGGCACCTACAAACCCTCCTTTCTCACCGACCAG GAACTCAAACACCTGATCCTGGAGGCAGCTGATGGCTTCCTGTTCATCGTGTCCTGCGAGACGGGGCGCGTGGTCTACGTGTCCGACTCGGTGACGCCGGTGCTGAACCAGCCGCAGTCCGAGTGGTTCGGCAGCACCTTGTACGAGCAGGTGCACCCCGACGACGTGGGCAAGCTGCGGGAGCAGCTCTCCACCTCCGAGAACGCCCTCACAG AGGGAACCAAGCCCTGGTGCCTTTCTACCAAGGATGCTGCAGCCCCCCCTGAGAATGCATCTAAAG gtCGTATCCTCGATTTGAAGACGGGGACTGTGAAGAAGGAAGGGCAGCAGTCCATGAGGATGTGCATGGGCTCCCGGAGATCTTTCATCTGCCGAATGAG GTGTGGCAACAGCTCCGTGGATCCGGTCGCTGTCAATCGTCTCAGCTTCATGAGGAATCGCTGCAG GAATGGTTTAGGTGCAGCCAAGGATGGAGAACCTCACTACGTCGTCGTGCACTGCACGGGCTACATCAAAGCCTGGCCCCCAGCAG GTGTTTCCCTGCCTGACGATGACCCCGACGCCGGCCAGGGCAGCAAGTTCTGCCTCGTGGCCATTGGCAGGCTCCAG GTGACCAGCTCTCCCAACTGCACAGACATGAACAATGTCTGCCAGCCCACAGAATTCATCTCCCGACACAACACCGAAGGAATTTTCACCTTCATCGACCACCGGTGCGTGGCCACCGTTGGTTACCAGCCCCAG GAACTTTTGGGGAAAGACATCGTGGATTTCTGCCATCCAGAAGACCAGCAGCTTTTACGAGACAGTTTTCAACAG gtgGTGAAGTTAAAAGGCCAGGTTCTGTCAGTCATGTTCCGCTTCCGATCCAAAAACCGGGAATGGCTGTGGATGAGAACCAGCTCGTTCACCTTCCAGAACCCCTACTCGGACGAGATCGAGTACATCATCTGCACCAACACCAACGTCAA GAACTCGAGCCAGGAGTCCCGGCCCGCCCTGGCAAACTCCATGCCAAGGCCTCAGCTGGGGCAGAGCGTCAGCCTTCCCCTGGACATGGGCACGGCCCCACTGCCCTCAAG gcagcagcagccaccccaggcagagctggaagtgGGCCCAGGAAGGGAGAGCTTGGCTGGCTACGAGCACTCACAG GTGCCCGTCCAGCCCGTGAGCGCTGCCGGCCCCGAGCACAGCAAACCCCTGGAGAAGGCCGAGAGCCTCTTCAGCCAGGAGCGGGACCCACGCTTCGGGGAGATCTTCCCCACCATCAGCACAG ATCAGAGCAAAGCCATCCCTGCCAGCACCGTGCCGGCCAACCCGCCCCTCTTCGCCCAGGGAAACACCTTCACTGCTGCACGGCCCGCTGAGAACTTCAG gagcagcagcatggtCCCTCCAGTGAACAtcatccagcagcagcccttgccCGCCGGCCGGATCTTATCGCAGATCTCCCGCCACTCCACCCCAGCTCAGGTCAGCGGGACCACCTGGGCTCCAGGGACACGGCCGGTGTTCACACCCCAG CAAGTGGCATCTCAGACGGTGAAGACCCGCCCGCCTTCCTTTGGCATGGGGACATTCCAGGGCACCCCGTCCTCCTTCAGCTCCATGACAGCGCCGGGATCGACGGCGTCTCCCACCACGGCGCCGTACCCGGCCCTGGCCAGCCGCGGCACAGGTTTCA CCACGGAGGCGGCGCAGACCCCGGCCCCGTTCCAGCCCCGCGCCGCCGACGCCGTGGGAATGTGGCCTCAGTGGCAAGGACAGCACCACGGCCCGGCATCCGGGGAGCAGCAcgtgcagcagccccagcccagccagcctgAGGTCTTCCCA GACATGCTGACCATGCTGGGGGACCAAGGGCCCAACTACAACAACGAAGAATTCCCAGAGTTGAACatattcccttctttttccgAATAA
- the ARNT gene encoding aryl hydrocarbon receptor nuclear translocator isoform X6: MAATAASAEMASDVSSLGAAVGSGNSGSGAQAGGAVAQRPSKRRPGLDFDDDGEGNSKFLRCDDDPMPNDKERFARSDDEQSSADKERLARENHSEIERRRRNKMTAYITELSDMVPTCSALARKPDKLTILRMAVSHMKSLRGTGNTSTDGTYKPSFLTDQELKHLILEAADGFLFIVSCETGRVVYVSDSVTPVLNQPQSEWFGSTLYEQVHPDDVGKLREQLSTSENALTEGTKPWCLSTKDAAAPPENASKGRILDLKTGTVKKEGQQSMRMCMGSRRSFICRMRCGNSSVDPVAVNRLSFMRNRCRNGLGAAKDGEPHYVVVHCTGYIKAWPPAGVSLPDDDPDAGQGSKFCLVAIGRLQVTSSPNCTDMNNVCQPTEFISRHNTEGIFTFIDHRCVATVGYQPQELLGKDIVDFCHPEDQQLLRDSFQQVVKLKGQVLSVMFRFRSKNREWLWMRTSSFTFQNPYSDEIEYIICTNTNVKNSSQESRPALANSMPRPQLGQSVSLPLDMGTAPLPSRQQQPPQAELEVGPGRESLAGYEHSQVPVQPVSAAGPEHSKPLEKAESLFSQERDPRFGEIFPTISTDQSKAIPASTVPANPPLFAQGNTFTAARPAENFRSSSMVPPVNIIQQQPLPAGRILSQISRHSTPAQVSGTTWAPGTRPVFTPQQVASQTVKTRPPSFGMGTFQGTPSSFSSMTAPGSTASPTTAPYPALASRGTGFTATEAAQTPAPFQPRAADAVGMWPQWQGQHHGPASGEQHVQQPQPSQPEVFPDMLTMLGDQGPNYNNEEFPELNIFPSFSE; this comes from the exons ATggccgccaccgccgccagcgCGG AAATGGCATCCGATGTTTCCTCGCTGGGTGCAGCCGTCGGCTCCGGGAACTCCGGATCGGgagcccaggctggaggagcCGTCGCTCAGAGGCCCAGCAAGAGACGGCCTGG gcTCGATTTTGATGATGATGGAGAAGGGAACAGTAAATTCCTCAG ATGTGATGATGACCCGATGCCAAACGACAAAGAGAGATTTGCCAG gtcTGATGATGAGCAGAGTTCAGCGGATAAGGAGAGACTTGCCAG GGAGAACCACAGCGAGATCGagcggaggaggaggaacaagaTGACCGCCTACATCACGGAGCTGTCGGACATGGTGCCCACGTGCAGCGCCCTGGCCCGCAAGCCGGACAAGCTGACCATCCTGCGCATGGCCGTGTCCCACATGAAGTCCCTGCGTGGCACCGGCAACACCTCCACGGACGGCACCTACAAACCCTCCTTTCTCACCGACCAG GAACTCAAACACCTGATCCTGGAGGCAGCTGATGGCTTCCTGTTCATCGTGTCCTGCGAGACGGGGCGCGTGGTCTACGTGTCCGACTCGGTGACGCCGGTGCTGAACCAGCCGCAGTCCGAGTGGTTCGGCAGCACCTTGTACGAGCAGGTGCACCCCGACGACGTGGGCAAGCTGCGGGAGCAGCTCTCCACCTCCGAGAACGCCCTCACAG AGGGAACCAAGCCCTGGTGCCTTTCTACCAAGGATGCTGCAGCCCCCCCTGAGAATGCATCTAAAG gtCGTATCCTCGATTTGAAGACGGGGACTGTGAAGAAGGAAGGGCAGCAGTCCATGAGGATGTGCATGGGCTCCCGGAGATCTTTCATCTGCCGAATGAG GTGTGGCAACAGCTCCGTGGATCCGGTCGCTGTCAATCGTCTCAGCTTCATGAGGAATCGCTGCAG GAATGGTTTAGGTGCAGCCAAGGATGGAGAACCTCACTACGTCGTCGTGCACTGCACGGGCTACATCAAAGCCTGGCCCCCAGCAG GTGTTTCCCTGCCTGACGATGACCCCGACGCCGGCCAGGGCAGCAAGTTCTGCCTCGTGGCCATTGGCAGGCTCCAG GTGACCAGCTCTCCCAACTGCACAGACATGAACAATGTCTGCCAGCCCACAGAATTCATCTCCCGACACAACACCGAAGGAATTTTCACCTTCATCGACCACCGGTGCGTGGCCACCGTTGGTTACCAGCCCCAG GAACTTTTGGGGAAAGACATCGTGGATTTCTGCCATCCAGAAGACCAGCAGCTTTTACGAGACAGTTTTCAACAG gtgGTGAAGTTAAAAGGCCAGGTTCTGTCAGTCATGTTCCGCTTCCGATCCAAAAACCGGGAATGGCTGTGGATGAGAACCAGCTCGTTCACCTTCCAGAACCCCTACTCGGACGAGATCGAGTACATCATCTGCACCAACACCAACGTCAA GAACTCGAGCCAGGAGTCCCGGCCCGCCCTGGCAAACTCCATGCCAAGGCCTCAGCTGGGGCAGAGCGTCAGCCTTCCCCTGGACATGGGCACGGCCCCACTGCCCTCAAG gcagcagcagccaccccaggcagagctggaagtgGGCCCAGGAAGGGAGAGCTTGGCTGGCTACGAGCACTCACAG GTGCCCGTCCAGCCCGTGAGCGCTGCCGGCCCCGAGCACAGCAAACCCCTGGAGAAGGCCGAGAGCCTCTTCAGCCAGGAGCGGGACCCACGCTTCGGGGAGATCTTCCCCACCATCAGCACAG ATCAGAGCAAAGCCATCCCTGCCAGCACCGTGCCGGCCAACCCGCCCCTCTTCGCCCAGGGAAACACCTTCACTGCTGCACGGCCCGCTGAGAACTTCAG gagcagcagcatggtCCCTCCAGTGAACAtcatccagcagcagcccttgccCGCCGGCCGGATCTTATCGCAGATCTCCCGCCACTCCACCCCAGCTCAGGTCAGCGGGACCACCTGGGCTCCAGGGACACGGCCGGTGTTCACACCCCAG CAAGTGGCATCTCAGACGGTGAAGACCCGCCCGCCTTCCTTTGGCATGGGGACATTCCAGGGCACCCCGTCCTCCTTCAGCTCCATGACAGCGCCGGGATCGACGGCGTCTCCCACCACGGCGCCGTACCCGGCCCTGGCCAGCCGCGGCACAGGTTTCA CAGCCACGGAGGCGGCGCAGACCCCGGCCCCGTTCCAGCCCCGCGCCGCCGACGCCGTGGGAATGTGGCCTCAGTGGCAAGGACAGCACCACGGCCCGGCATCCGGGGAGCAGCAcgtgcagcagccccagcccagccagcctgAGGTCTTCCCA GACATGCTGACCATGCTGGGGGACCAAGGGCCCAACTACAACAACGAAGAATTCCCAGAGTTGAACatattcccttctttttccgAATAA
- the ARNT gene encoding aryl hydrocarbon receptor nuclear translocator isoform X2 → MAATAASAEMASDVSSLGAAVGSGNSGSGAQAGGAVAQRPSKRRPGLDFDDDGEGNSKFLRCDDDPMPNDKERFARSDDEQSSADKERLARENHSEIERRRRNKMTAYITELSDMVPTCSALARKPDKLTILRMAVSHMKSLRGTGNTSTDGTYKPSFLTDQELKHLILEAADGFLFIVSCETGRVVYVSDSVTPVLNQPQSEWFGSTLYEQVHPDDVGKLREQLSTSENALTEGTKPWCLSTKDAAAPPENASKGTTGDTRVLPVPSTLPGATPVLLEGFPVQQHLLFLPFYFFLFLGRILDLKTGTVKKEGQQSMRMCMGSRRSFICRMRCGNSSVDPVAVNRLSFMRNRCRNGLGAAKDGEPHYVVVHCTGYIKAWPPAGVSLPDDDPDAGQGSKFCLVAIGRLQVTSSPNCTDMNNVCQPTEFISRHNTEGIFTFIDHRCVATVGYQPQELLGKDIVDFCHPEDQQLLRDSFQQVVKLKGQVLSVMFRFRSKNREWLWMRTSSFTFQNPYSDEIEYIICTNTNVKNSSQESRPALANSMPRPQLGQSVSLPLDMGTAPLPSRQQQPPQAELEVGPGRESLAGYEHSQVPVQPVSAAGPEHSKPLEKAESLFSQERDPRFGEIFPTISTDQSKAIPASTVPANPPLFAQGNTFTAARPAENFRSSSMVPPVNIIQQQPLPAGRILSQISRHSTPAQVSGTTWAPGTRPVFTPQQVASQTVKTRPPSFGMGTFQGTPSSFSSMTAPGSTASPTTAPYPALASRGTGFTTEAAQTPAPFQPRAADAVGMWPQWQGQHHGPASGEQHVQQPQPSQPEVFPDMLTMLGDQGPNYNNEEFPELNIFPSFSE, encoded by the exons ATggccgccaccgccgccagcgCGG AAATGGCATCCGATGTTTCCTCGCTGGGTGCAGCCGTCGGCTCCGGGAACTCCGGATCGGgagcccaggctggaggagcCGTCGCTCAGAGGCCCAGCAAGAGACGGCCTGG gcTCGATTTTGATGATGATGGAGAAGGGAACAGTAAATTCCTCAG ATGTGATGATGACCCGATGCCAAACGACAAAGAGAGATTTGCCAG gtcTGATGATGAGCAGAGTTCAGCGGATAAGGAGAGACTTGCCAG GGAGAACCACAGCGAGATCGagcggaggaggaggaacaagaTGACCGCCTACATCACGGAGCTGTCGGACATGGTGCCCACGTGCAGCGCCCTGGCCCGCAAGCCGGACAAGCTGACCATCCTGCGCATGGCCGTGTCCCACATGAAGTCCCTGCGTGGCACCGGCAACACCTCCACGGACGGCACCTACAAACCCTCCTTTCTCACCGACCAG GAACTCAAACACCTGATCCTGGAGGCAGCTGATGGCTTCCTGTTCATCGTGTCCTGCGAGACGGGGCGCGTGGTCTACGTGTCCGACTCGGTGACGCCGGTGCTGAACCAGCCGCAGTCCGAGTGGTTCGGCAGCACCTTGTACGAGCAGGTGCACCCCGACGACGTGGGCAAGCTGCGGGAGCAGCTCTCCACCTCCGAGAACGCCCTCACAG AGGGAACCAAGCCCTGGTGCCTTTCTACCAAGGATGCTGCAGCCCCCCCTGAGAATGCATCTAAAGGTACCACCGGTGACACTCGTGTCCTGCCAGTTCCCAGTACGTTACCTGGTGCCACACCTGTCTTGTTGGAAGGATTCCCAGTGCAGcagcatcttctttttcttcctttttatttttttttgtttttaggtCGTATCCTCGATTTGAAGACGGGGACTGTGAAGAAGGAAGGGCAGCAGTCCATGAGGATGTGCATGGGCTCCCGGAGATCTTTCATCTGCCGAATGAG GTGTGGCAACAGCTCCGTGGATCCGGTCGCTGTCAATCGTCTCAGCTTCATGAGGAATCGCTGCAG GAATGGTTTAGGTGCAGCCAAGGATGGAGAACCTCACTACGTCGTCGTGCACTGCACGGGCTACATCAAAGCCTGGCCCCCAGCAG GTGTTTCCCTGCCTGACGATGACCCCGACGCCGGCCAGGGCAGCAAGTTCTGCCTCGTGGCCATTGGCAGGCTCCAG GTGACCAGCTCTCCCAACTGCACAGACATGAACAATGTCTGCCAGCCCACAGAATTCATCTCCCGACACAACACCGAAGGAATTTTCACCTTCATCGACCACCGGTGCGTGGCCACCGTTGGTTACCAGCCCCAG GAACTTTTGGGGAAAGACATCGTGGATTTCTGCCATCCAGAAGACCAGCAGCTTTTACGAGACAGTTTTCAACAG gtgGTGAAGTTAAAAGGCCAGGTTCTGTCAGTCATGTTCCGCTTCCGATCCAAAAACCGGGAATGGCTGTGGATGAGAACCAGCTCGTTCACCTTCCAGAACCCCTACTCGGACGAGATCGAGTACATCATCTGCACCAACACCAACGTCAA GAACTCGAGCCAGGAGTCCCGGCCCGCCCTGGCAAACTCCATGCCAAGGCCTCAGCTGGGGCAGAGCGTCAGCCTTCCCCTGGACATGGGCACGGCCCCACTGCCCTCAAG gcagcagcagccaccccaggcagagctggaagtgGGCCCAGGAAGGGAGAGCTTGGCTGGCTACGAGCACTCACAG GTGCCCGTCCAGCCCGTGAGCGCTGCCGGCCCCGAGCACAGCAAACCCCTGGAGAAGGCCGAGAGCCTCTTCAGCCAGGAGCGGGACCCACGCTTCGGGGAGATCTTCCCCACCATCAGCACAG ATCAGAGCAAAGCCATCCCTGCCAGCACCGTGCCGGCCAACCCGCCCCTCTTCGCCCAGGGAAACACCTTCACTGCTGCACGGCCCGCTGAGAACTTCAG gagcagcagcatggtCCCTCCAGTGAACAtcatccagcagcagcccttgccCGCCGGCCGGATCTTATCGCAGATCTCCCGCCACTCCACCCCAGCTCAGGTCAGCGGGACCACCTGGGCTCCAGGGACACGGCCGGTGTTCACACCCCAG CAAGTGGCATCTCAGACGGTGAAGACCCGCCCGCCTTCCTTTGGCATGGGGACATTCCAGGGCACCCCGTCCTCCTTCAGCTCCATGACAGCGCCGGGATCGACGGCGTCTCCCACCACGGCGCCGTACCCGGCCCTGGCCAGCCGCGGCACAGGTTTCA CCACGGAGGCGGCGCAGACCCCGGCCCCGTTCCAGCCCCGCGCCGCCGACGCCGTGGGAATGTGGCCTCAGTGGCAAGGACAGCACCACGGCCCGGCATCCGGGGAGCAGCAcgtgcagcagccccagcccagccagcctgAGGTCTTCCCA GACATGCTGACCATGCTGGGGGACCAAGGGCCCAACTACAACAACGAAGAATTCCCAGAGTTGAACatattcccttctttttccgAATAA